A section of the Sceloporus undulatus isolate JIND9_A2432 ecotype Alabama chromosome 3, SceUnd_v1.1, whole genome shotgun sequence genome encodes:
- the KCNE3 gene encoding potassium voltage-gated channel subfamily E member 3 isoform X2, producing the protein MITGSDAVSWRPSKVMMMGNMSETWLHKLDWMLRALNQTLYHSDMCPQSAKPETEEDEEEKETYAYMYILFVMILFAVTVGSLILGYTRSRKEFDKQSDPYHVYIKNRVTMI; encoded by the exons ATG atcACCGGAAGTGACGCTGTCTCCTGGCGTCCGTCGAAGGTCATGATGATGGGAAACATGTCTGAGACGTGGCTCCATAAGCTCGACTGGATGCTGAGAGCCCTGAACCAGACGCTGTACCACTCCGACATGTGCCCTCAAAGTGCAAAACCCGAGACggaggaagacgaggaggagaaagagacctACGCCTACATGTACATCCTTTTCGTCATGATCCTCTTTGCCGTGACTGTTGGGAGCTTGATCCTGGGTTATACCCGGTCCCGAAAGGAGTTCGACAAACAGAGCGACCCGTACCACGTTTACATCAAGAACCGGGTAACCATGATTTGA
- the KCNE3 gene encoding potassium voltage-gated channel subfamily E member 3 isoform X1, giving the protein MQLCIWVGPIKITGSDAVSWRPSKVMMMGNMSETWLHKLDWMLRALNQTLYHSDMCPQSAKPETEEDEEEKETYAYMYILFVMILFAVTVGSLILGYTRSRKEFDKQSDPYHVYIKNRVTMI; this is encoded by the exons atgcaattgtgcatttgggttggcccaataaag atcACCGGAAGTGACGCTGTCTCCTGGCGTCCGTCGAAGGTCATGATGATGGGAAACATGTCTGAGACGTGGCTCCATAAGCTCGACTGGATGCTGAGAGCCCTGAACCAGACGCTGTACCACTCCGACATGTGCCCTCAAAGTGCAAAACCCGAGACggaggaagacgaggaggagaaagagacctACGCCTACATGTACATCCTTTTCGTCATGATCCTCTTTGCCGTGACTGTTGGGAGCTTGATCCTGGGTTATACCCGGTCCCGAAAGGAGTTCGACAAACAGAGCGACCCGTACCACGTTTACATCAAGAACCGGGTAACCATGATTTGA
- the KCNE3 gene encoding potassium voltage-gated channel subfamily E member 3 isoform X3 translates to MMMGNMSETWLHKLDWMLRALNQTLYHSDMCPQSAKPETEEDEEEKETYAYMYILFVMILFAVTVGSLILGYTRSRKEFDKQSDPYHVYIKNRVTMI, encoded by the coding sequence ATGATGATGGGAAACATGTCTGAGACGTGGCTCCATAAGCTCGACTGGATGCTGAGAGCCCTGAACCAGACGCTGTACCACTCCGACATGTGCCCTCAAAGTGCAAAACCCGAGACggaggaagacgaggaggagaaagagacctACGCCTACATGTACATCCTTTTCGTCATGATCCTCTTTGCCGTGACTGTTGGGAGCTTGATCCTGGGTTATACCCGGTCCCGAAAGGAGTTCGACAAACAGAGCGACCCGTACCACGTTTACATCAAGAACCGGGTAACCATGATTTGA